The Kineothrix sp. MB12-C1 genome includes a window with the following:
- a CDS encoding arsenate reductase family protein, with product MNIQIFGTTKCFDTKKAQRYFKERGVKFQFVNLKEKEMSKGEFTSVKQAVGGIAVMIDNNCKDKDTLALIQYIADEDKEEKLLENQQVLLTPIVRNGKKATVGYRPEIWKGWE from the coding sequence ATGAATATACAGATTTTTGGAACGACGAAATGTTTTGACACAAAAAAGGCACAGAGGTATTTCAAGGAACGCGGTGTGAAGTTCCAATTTGTCAATTTGAAAGAGAAAGAGATGAGTAAGGGTGAGTTCACCAGTGTGAAGCAGGCTGTTGGCGGCATTGCTGTTATGATAGATAATAACTGCAAGGATAAGGACACATTAGCTCTTATCCAATATATTGCGGATGAAGATAAAGAAGAAAAGCTGCTTGAAAATCAGCAGGTACTTTTAACACCAATTGTAAGAAATGGGAAAAAGGCTACTGTTGGATATCGACCCGAAATATGGAAGGGATGGGAGTAA
- a CDS encoding GIY-YIG nuclease family protein codes for MNVKTKKELMEEYKNRHPEKGVISYKCKETGESFLGTSKDTKADFNSTSFKLEGKNHPNRRLQELWSRYGIDGFELSVLKILKYDNPADDHTSELEELREECLQADPQAKKIWR; via the coding sequence ATGAATGTAAAAACGAAGAAAGAATTAATGGAAGAATATAAAAATAGACACCCGGAAAAAGGCGTGATTTCCTATAAGTGCAAGGAGACGGGAGAAAGCTTTCTGGGAACATCAAAGGATACGAAAGCCGATTTTAACAGCACGAGCTTTAAGCTGGAAGGTAAAAATCACCCTAACAGACGGCTTCAGGAATTATGGAGTAGATACGGGATAGATGGGTTTGAATTGTCAGTTCTTAAGATATTAAAGTATGACAATCCTGCCGATGATCATACGAGTGAATTGGAAGAATTGCGGGAGGAATGCCTGCAAGCGGACCCGCAGGCGAAGAAAATCTGGAGATAA
- a CDS encoding flavodoxin domain-containing protein produces MEKVVVYKSSTGFTKTYAQWIADKLNCPVIDIKTAEKSTITEGKTVIYGGWIMGNSIVGLDKIRERKPHNFVVYGVGSMPKTEAVVEQIREINKLESIPFFYMEGGFRFEKLSFPIKMMLKAMRKSIAKKGNKTETDLFMERNLGTSFDNSNIKNIEPLVEYVMAIK; encoded by the coding sequence ATGGAAAAGGTAGTAGTATATAAGAGTTCCACAGGATTCACAAAAACATACGCACAATGGATTGCGGATAAGTTGAATTGTCCGGTCATCGATATCAAAACGGCAGAGAAAAGCACGATTACTGAAGGGAAAACAGTCATATACGGCGGCTGGATTATGGGTAACAGCATTGTGGGATTAGATAAAATAAGAGAAAGGAAGCCGCATAATTTCGTCGTATATGGAGTGGGTTCGATGCCGAAGACGGAAGCAGTCGTAGAACAGATTAGGGAAATAAATAAATTAGAGTCTATCCCGTTTTTCTACATGGAAGGCGGCTTTCGTTTTGAAAAGCTCAGCTTTCCTATAAAAATGATGCTAAAGGCTATGAGAAAGTCAATAGCAAAGAAAGGGAATAAGACGGAAACAGATCTATTTATGGAAAGAAACTTAGGGACTTCTTTTGATAACTCGAATATAAAAAACATTGAACCATTAGTGGAATATGTGATGGCGATAAAATAA
- a CDS encoding YaiI/YqxD family protein: MKIYVDADACPVVGIVEKIAKQRNIAVTLLCDTNHVLSSQYSEVKVIGAGADAVDFALISLCRKGDIVVTQDYGVAAMALGKGAFCIHQSGKWYTNDNIDQMLMERHINKKARRSSGKSHLKGPKKRTTEDDERFAESFEKLIEKAQI, translated from the coding sequence ATGAAAATATATGTGGATGCAGATGCCTGCCCGGTTGTTGGCATCGTAGAAAAGATAGCAAAACAAAGGAATATTGCGGTCACACTGCTATGTGATACGAATCACGTACTTTCTTCGCAGTACAGTGAGGTGAAGGTAATCGGTGCAGGGGCGGATGCGGTGGATTTCGCATTGATCAGTTTGTGCAGAAAAGGGGATATTGTCGTTACGCAAGACTATGGGGTGGCAGCGATGGCTCTTGGAAAGGGTGCTTTTTGCATCCATCAGTCTGGCAAATGGTACACGAATGATAACATAGACCAGATGCTTATGGAGAGACATATTAACAAAAAGGCAAGGCGTTCGTCGGGAAAGAGCCATTTGAAAGGTCCTAAAAAGCGCACGACGGAAGATGATGAACGATTTGCAGAATCCTTTGAGAAATTAATTGAGAAGGCACAAATATAG
- a CDS encoding ABC transporter ATP-binding protein, which translates to MKEEFIIMDHVSFSFGPQKVLSDICLTLEQGASYALIGKSGSGKTTMLNLLAGFLKPEQGRVCIRGKEVAEPREETAFLFQELGLFPWQTVSEAVAMPLLLRGKKQGVKEISEELLRRVGLEACGNKYPYELSGGERQRVALARTLIGEPDIILMDEPTSALDAVTKETLQELIIQEQRKQEATLFFVTHDVEEAMMLGQYILILREDGTTFRVENPYYFTENAKEQLGFYEECIKLRRWIK; encoded by the coding sequence TTGAAGGAAGAGTTTATTATAATGGATCATGTTTCCTTTTCGTTCGGACCGCAAAAAGTGTTAAGCGATATTTGCCTCACATTGGAGCAAGGGGCTTCCTATGCGCTTATCGGAAAGTCCGGTTCGGGAAAGACTACCATGCTGAATCTGCTTGCAGGTTTCTTGAAACCGGAGCAGGGAAGGGTGTGTATTCGCGGTAAAGAGGTAGCGGAACCGAGGGAAGAGACAGCATTTTTATTTCAAGAATTGGGACTGTTTCCCTGGCAGACGGTAAGCGAAGCGGTTGCCATGCCTCTTTTGCTGCGGGGCAAAAAGCAAGGAGTGAAAGAAATATCGGAAGAGCTTCTGCGCAGGGTAGGGCTTGAAGCGTGCGGGAATAAATATCCTTACGAATTAAGCGGGGGAGAACGGCAAAGGGTAGCTTTAGCCCGGACTTTAATCGGCGAACCCGATATTATTTTAATGGATGAACCCACCTCTGCTCTGGATGCAGTTACGAAGGAAACTTTGCAGGAACTCATTATACAAGAGCAGCGAAAGCAAGAAGCCACTCTATTTTTCGTGACACATGATGTGGAAGAAGCTATGATGCTTGGACAATACATTCTTATTTTAAGAGAAGACGGAACTACTTTCCGAGTGGAGAATCCCTATTATTTTACAGAAAATGCGAAGGAACAGCTAGGCTTTTACGAAGAATGTATTAAGCTGCGGAGATGGATAAAATAG
- a CDS encoding MarR family winged helix-turn-helix transcriptional regulator has translation MNISNIREEYGIYGMLFSLSNRIQAMGDKEFTGITMKQHFLMIALGMFKNPPTLKEMGELIGCSYQNVKRMAEHLQKEGYITIEKDSADKRKVLLKSTGKFEEMAEEKEDITVEFMKMLYKNISQEDLVTTLETLKRMDRNLGGVIE, from the coding sequence TTGAATATATCGAATATAAGAGAAGAGTATGGAATATACGGGATGCTTTTTTCGTTAAGCAATAGAATTCAGGCAATGGGGGACAAAGAATTTACGGGTATTACGATGAAGCAGCATTTTCTAATGATAGCGCTTGGAATGTTTAAGAATCCTCCTACGTTAAAGGAGATGGGAGAGCTAATCGGTTGCTCTTATCAGAATGTGAAAAGAATGGCAGAGCATTTGCAAAAAGAAGGATACATAACGATAGAAAAAGATAGTGCGGATAAAAGAAAAGTGCTTTTAAAGTCTACCGGTAAGTTTGAAGAGATGGCAGAGGAAAAAGAAGATATAACAGTGGAATTTATGAAGATGCTGTATAAAAATATCTCGCAGGAAGATTTAGTAACCACATTAGAAACACTTAAGAGAATGGACCGGAATCTAGGAGGTGTTATCGAATAG
- a CDS encoding polysaccharide deacetylase family protein, with product MSFMTLVYHEIREEGMFCPDIPHPIHVKQNYKDYLPTPLFVTLEHFTEQMEYLFENGYHTLTLEEVRNYYYKQSPIPEKSVLLTFDDCYQSIARYAYPLLKKYGFCGTVFVVSGWLSEQTSDFQSEQSVCLTQEELMKMNDVFEYANHTDSFHTRESMALSQMMTADDLALSEDLDRCNELSVIQAKDVFAYPFGLYEERNVALLREKGFRLAFTTGQGPNDNGMNPLLLNRTIVPYFADMDGFLKILGVI from the coding sequence ATGTCATTTATGACTTTGGTATACCACGAAATTCGCGAAGAGGGCATGTTCTGTCCGGACATCCCTCATCCAATTCATGTAAAGCAGAACTATAAGGATTATCTTCCAACTCCGCTTTTCGTTACTTTAGAGCATTTTACTGAGCAAATGGAATATTTATTCGAGAATGGTTATCACACTTTGACCCTTGAAGAGGTGCGCAATTACTATTATAAGCAGTCCCCTATCCCTGAAAAATCTGTGTTATTGACCTTCGATGACTGTTACCAATCCATTGCCCGTTATGCCTATCCTCTCTTGAAAAAGTACGGATTTTGCGGAACGGTCTTCGTTGTTTCCGGCTGGTTGTCGGAACAAACCTCCGACTTTCAAAGCGAACAGTCCGTATGCCTTACCCAAGAAGAGCTTATGAAAATGAATGATGTTTTCGAATACGCCAACCATACCGATTCCTTTCATACGAGAGAAAGCATGGCTCTTAGTCAAATGATGACAGCCGATGACCTGGCATTATCCGAGGATTTGGACCGTTGTAATGAATTATCGGTCATTCAGGCGAAAGATGTCTTCGCCTATCCTTTCGGACTATATGAGGAGAGAAATGTTGCTCTTCTTAGGGAAAAAGGTTTTCGTCTGGCTTTCACCACCGGACAAGGCCCTAATGACAACGGAATGAATCCTCTCTTGCTGAACCGAACAATAGTACCTTATTTTGCGGATATGGATGGATTTTTGAAAATATTAGGGGTTATATAA
- a CDS encoding LURP-one-related/scramblase family protein, producing the protein MKLLIKQRVFSWTDSYDIYDEDGNAKYFVKAEMFAFGHQLHVYDSNRNEIGMIKQKLLTFLPAFEIEIGGMTRGRIQKQLALLRPKYEIDFNGWRVEGDFLGWNYDVYAGGRPVIHISKELFHWGDTYVIDFDDPADEVMGMMLVIAIDAANCEQK; encoded by the coding sequence ATGAAACTTTTAATTAAACAGAGAGTTTTTTCGTGGACAGATTCCTACGATATATATGATGAGGACGGTAATGCGAAGTATTTTGTGAAAGCGGAGATGTTTGCTTTTGGACATCAGTTACATGTTTATGACAGTAACCGCAATGAAATCGGTATGATCAAACAAAAGCTATTGACCTTCCTTCCTGCTTTTGAAATAGAAATCGGAGGTATGACAAGGGGAAGAATACAGAAGCAACTGGCTTTGCTCCGTCCGAAATACGAAATTGATTTCAATGGATGGCGGGTAGAAGGAGATTTTCTCGGATGGAATTATGATGTTTATGCAGGGGGACGCCCAGTCATTCATATCTCCAAGGAGCTATTTCATTGGGGAGATACCTATGTCATTGATTTTGATGACCCGGCTGATGAAGTAATGGGTATGATGCTCGTGATTGCTATTGATGCTGCTAACTGCGAGCAGAAATAG
- a CDS encoding ABC transporter permease: MSKVRLTMKKGIKKLAKSQLAGFFTFLVFWEMLHLLLHTRAVPAPLETLLYICKVPKLLLIHCGASMMRVVVAIGISLILGVPAGILLGVNKWCKKLLSPFLYFIYPMPKIAFLPVFMLLFGLGNTSKIILMIWIIIFQMILSVRDGVDQIDPVYFKVMDGFCTTPRQKYRYLILPAILPQIFSGLRISIGITLASLFFAENYAAVYGIGYYILSAWSKMNYVEMFGGILAIGVMGILLFNLLDAMERLCAPWLKEKGKRYSAV; this comes from the coding sequence ATGTCTAAAGTTCGGCTGACAATGAAAAAAGGGATAAAAAAGCTCGCGAAAAGTCAATTGGCGGGATTTTTTACGTTTCTTGTCTTCTGGGAGATGCTTCATCTGTTGCTGCATACCCGTGCCGTGCCGGCACCGTTGGAGACGCTTCTTTATATATGTAAAGTGCCGAAGCTGTTGTTGATTCACTGCGGAGCCAGTATGATGCGCGTAGTGGTGGCAATCGGGATTTCACTCATTCTCGGCGTTCCGGCGGGTATTCTGCTTGGTGTAAATAAATGGTGTAAGAAGCTGTTATCCCCGTTTTTATATTTTATTTACCCTATGCCGAAAATTGCGTTTCTTCCCGTTTTTATGCTTCTTTTCGGGCTTGGGAATACATCTAAGATTATATTGATGATATGGATCATTATTTTTCAGATGATATTATCGGTGCGTGATGGGGTGGATCAGATCGATCCGGTTTACTTTAAGGTGATGGATGGCTTCTGTACCACTCCCCGGCAAAAGTATCGATATTTAATCCTTCCGGCAATCTTGCCGCAGATTTTCTCGGGTTTACGCATCAGTATTGGAATTACACTGGCATCTTTATTTTTTGCAGAAAATTATGCGGCGGTATATGGAATCGGCTATTATATTCTAAGTGCTTGGTCGAAGATGAACTATGTAGAAATGTTTGGAGGAATTCTGGCGATTGGAGTTATGGGGATTTTATTATTTAACTTGCTGGATGCCATGGAGCGCCTTTGTGCGCCTTGGCTAAAAGAAAAGGGGAAACGATATTCTGCCGTATGA
- a CDS encoding helix-turn-helix domain-containing protein, translating into MQYLEFKIDSPLYYDMTGKFEAPSKNWMHSDEYPLKNYELIIPTKDTLYLNFAKRNHTISVGSYLILPPWPAPMNRRIGFRPSACSFYWLHFENDHEILQKEIPDSMLDDYKNSLAKNTLSIPNEGQLINVDKIVILMKQLQDAVKEQYPPSILNYFTTTILCELHFQMNPVRENSVSQKKSQKQIYYDIIDFVKQNINQPLKVSDIAFHFNYNESYLSHFFTSVADIPLKQLILNLKVDAANILLVDTNKTINEIAAELAFSSAQHFVKVYKRKTGLTPTAYRNAFSQRLLYHK; encoded by the coding sequence ATGCAATATTTAGAGTTTAAAATAGACAGTCCTTTATACTATGATATGACCGGTAAATTCGAAGCGCCTTCGAAGAACTGGATGCACTCGGATGAATATCCTTTGAAGAACTATGAATTAATTATCCCGACGAAGGATACTTTGTATCTTAACTTTGCCAAAAGAAATCACACAATCTCGGTAGGTTCCTATCTTATATTACCACCCTGGCCCGCACCTATGAACCGGAGGATTGGATTTCGGCCATCCGCATGCTCATTCTATTGGCTTCATTTTGAAAATGATCATGAGATTCTGCAGAAAGAAATCCCTGATTCTATGTTGGATGATTATAAGAATTCACTCGCCAAAAATACATTATCCATTCCCAATGAGGGACAGCTTATCAATGTGGATAAAATCGTAATTCTTATGAAACAACTTCAAGACGCGGTAAAAGAACAGTATCCTCCAAGCATCCTAAATTACTTCACCACAACTATTTTGTGCGAACTTCACTTTCAGATGAACCCCGTAAGGGAAAACAGCGTGTCCCAGAAAAAGAGCCAGAAACAAATTTACTACGATATTATTGATTTTGTGAAACAGAATATCAATCAACCTCTTAAAGTTTCCGATATCGCTTTTCATTTTAACTACAATGAATCGTATCTTTCCCACTTTTTCACATCTGTTGCAGACATTCCTCTCAAACAGTTAATTCTGAATTTGAAGGTGGATGCTGCCAACATCTTACTTGTAGATACGAATAAAACAATTAATGAAATCGCCGCAGAACTGGCATTTTCCAGTGCACAGCATTTCGTAAAGGTTTATAAACGGAAAACCGGTCTGACACCGACAGCTTACAGGAATGCCTTTTCTCAAAGGTTACTGTATCACAAGTAG
- a CDS encoding ABC transporter substrate-binding protein — translation MAIIMMKKTLVLTALLTGVFLLTSCGNASAGNQDAGSQLPNSESAEVAVSEEALPEAPAPNETQTENPETASMEELVIGILPAESSIPLILAQEKGFFEAAGVSVTLQAFSSPNDRNAAVQSMTLDGAIGDVMTAAAFTDNGIPMKITSDISEDFKILSSPNSGITSMEQFDGKSISLVPNFILEYIMDEFASEHGFSYEIVEIPSFAGRSEALMSDQIDGVVFTEPQAGMLQSQGAYILGSSKEAGIKGGVLMFLEETIANHPKAIEAFYTAYNAAIDYMNETDASEYSDLLVQYQFPEAITGYLASQNGTFAHAGSIPEDQFNNIIAWAKGKELITKSYTYQELTEFSLLP, via the coding sequence ATGGCTATCATAATGATGAAAAAAACATTAGTATTAACTGCACTATTAACAGGGGTATTTCTTCTCACTTCTTGCGGGAATGCTTCCGCCGGAAATCAGGATGCTGGCTCCCAGCTACCTAATTCTGAAAGCGCAGAAGTTGCCGTCTCTGAAGAAGCTCTACCGGAAGCGCCCGCTCCCAATGAAACACAGACAGAAAATCCCGAAACTGCTTCTATGGAAGAGCTGGTAATCGGCATTCTTCCCGCCGAATCTTCCATTCCGCTTATTCTTGCACAGGAAAAGGGATTCTTCGAGGCTGCCGGAGTATCAGTAACGCTACAAGCTTTCTCTTCCCCCAATGACCGCAATGCAGCGGTTCAATCTATGACATTAGACGGAGCCATCGGAGATGTTATGACGGCCGCTGCTTTTACAGACAACGGTATTCCGATGAAAATCACCTCGGATATTAGCGAAGACTTTAAGATACTTTCTTCCCCGAACTCAGGCATTACCTCCATGGAGCAGTTTGACGGCAAAAGTATTTCTCTCGTTCCTAATTTTATTCTCGAATATATTATGGACGAGTTCGCCTCGGAACATGGTTTCTCCTATGAAATTGTAGAGATTCCTTCCTTTGCCGGACGTTCCGAAGCCTTGATGTCCGACCAGATTGACGGTGTTGTATTCACCGAACCTCAGGCCGGCATGCTGCAGTCACAAGGCGCATATATTCTCGGCAGTTCCAAAGAAGCCGGAATCAAGGGCGGTGTATTGATGTTTCTCGAAGAGACTATTGCCAATCATCCTAAGGCAATCGAAGCCTTTTATACCGCTTATAATGCTGCTATCGATTATATGAATGAAACCGATGCTTCCGAATACAGTGACCTTCTCGTTCAATATCAGTTCCCGGAAGCGATTACAGGTTATCTGGCAAGCCAGAACGGAACTTTCGCCCACGCCGGCTCCATCCCCGAAGATCAGTTTAACAATATTATCGCATGGGCCAAGGGCAAAGAATTAATTACAAAAAGCTATACCTATCAGGAGCTTACTGAATTCTCCTTGCTCCCTTAA
- a CDS encoding MmcQ/YjbR family DNA-binding protein, which produces MRQRKEVIDLCSKLKNVYEDYPFHDDNWTVMRHRDNKKIFAWIYERDGHIWVNVKCDPEWRDFWRGTFEAVIPGYHMNKEHWSSIILNGTVPKKDIARMIEESYELTKPRTGKVIS; this is translated from the coding sequence ATGAGGCAACGAAAAGAAGTGATCGACCTTTGCAGTAAATTGAAAAACGTGTATGAAGACTATCCTTTTCATGATGATAATTGGACGGTTATGCGACATAGAGATAATAAGAAGATATTTGCGTGGATTTATGAGAGGGATGGACATATATGGGTGAATGTGAAATGTGACCCGGAGTGGCGCGACTTCTGGCGTGGGACATTTGAAGCCGTGATACCCGGCTACCATATGAATAAGGAGCATTGGAGCTCCATTATATTGAATGGAACAGTGCCGAAGAAAGACATAGCAAGGATGATTGAAGAAAGCTATGAGTTGACAAAGCCGCGAACCGGAAAAGTTATAAGTTAA
- a CDS encoding glycoside hydrolase family 127 protein: MKAFEKAYQMKVRDIKIKDDFWSKIQNLIIEEAIPYQEKVLNDEIPGIEKSHAIANYRIAAGFEEGEFYGMVFQDSDVAKWLEGVAYSLSVTENKELERRADEVIDIIAQAQEEDGYLDTYFLLKEPDHKWQNLQECHELYCAGHLMEAAVAYYNETGKTRLLEVVKRLADHIDARFGQDKEHGIPGHQEIEVGLLRLYNATGIEKYRNLASYFIEERGQNPDYFREEREKRGWIHFDMDPEDREYSQCHAPVREQNEAVGHSVRAVYMYMAMADLAMEMQDESLYEACRRLWDNIVNKRMYITGGIGSTSEGEAFTLDYDLPNDSIYAETCASIAMVMFAKRMLDIEADGQYSDIMERELYNGILSGLQLDGKGFFYVNPLEVVKGVSGEQFGYKHVLPRRPRWYACACCPPNVVRLVTSLGTYAWSEKEDAIYSHIYLGQNVSLNKADIQVESRYPWKGDVCYTVSPKTKDKFTIAIHIPKHAQNLIVTLNGTTVDIEGKMIKGYLYLQREWAEGDKIHIQFDMKTRRVYANPKVRANAGCVAFMRGPVVYCFEQADQKELLQTYRIPSDANMREYLCDSGELEGMMLLEIEGYRLKEQEDLYSEEQAERENVRMTAIPYFAWGNREEGDMRVWMVE, translated from the coding sequence ATGAAAGCATTTGAAAAAGCATACCAGATGAAAGTAAGAGACATAAAAATAAAGGATGATTTCTGGTCAAAAATACAGAACCTGATTATAGAAGAAGCGATACCTTATCAGGAAAAGGTTCTGAACGATGAAATCCCAGGGATTGAGAAAAGCCATGCCATAGCAAATTATAGAATTGCGGCAGGGTTTGAGGAAGGTGAGTTCTATGGAATGGTTTTTCAGGATAGCGATGTGGCCAAGTGGCTGGAAGGTGTTGCCTATTCGTTGTCCGTAACCGAGAATAAAGAGCTGGAAAGACGTGCGGATGAAGTGATCGATATTATCGCACAAGCACAGGAAGAAGATGGATATCTGGATACCTATTTCCTATTGAAGGAGCCGGACCATAAATGGCAGAATCTGCAGGAATGCCATGAGTTGTATTGCGCCGGTCATTTGATGGAAGCAGCTGTGGCTTATTATAATGAAACAGGGAAAACACGCCTTTTAGAGGTTGTGAAGCGCTTGGCAGATCATATCGATGCACGTTTTGGGCAAGATAAAGAACATGGAATTCCGGGACATCAGGAAATAGAAGTTGGTTTGCTGCGCCTTTATAACGCTACCGGCATCGAAAAATATAGAAATCTGGCATCCTATTTCATAGAAGAAAGAGGTCAGAACCCTGATTATTTCCGGGAGGAAAGGGAGAAAAGAGGCTGGATACACTTCGATATGGACCCTGAGGACAGAGAATATTCCCAGTGTCATGCGCCGGTAAGAGAGCAAAATGAGGCGGTTGGACATAGTGTTAGGGCTGTTTATATGTATATGGCTATGGCAGACCTCGCCATGGAAATGCAGGATGAATCGCTGTATGAGGCATGCAGACGGCTTTGGGACAATATTGTGAATAAGAGAATGTACATAACCGGAGGCATCGGTTCTACCTCTGAGGGAGAAGCGTTTACACTGGATTATGATCTGCCCAATGATTCGATATACGCTGAGACTTGTGCTTCTATCGCAATGGTTATGTTCGCTAAACGAATGCTGGATATAGAAGCGGACGGACAATATTCGGATATTATGGAACGAGAATTGTATAATGGAATCCTAAGCGGCTTACAGTTGGATGGAAAAGGATTTTTCTATGTAAATCCCCTGGAAGTGGTAAAAGGAGTATCCGGAGAACAGTTCGGATATAAGCATGTGCTTCCGCGTCGTCCCAGATGGTATGCATGTGCGTGCTGCCCTCCTAATGTGGTTCGTCTCGTCACTTCTCTTGGAACTTATGCTTGGTCTGAAAAAGAGGATGCGATTTATTCTCATATTTATCTTGGACAGAATGTAAGCCTTAATAAAGCGGATATTCAAGTGGAAAGCAGGTATCCTTGGAAAGGCGATGTATGCTACACAGTTTCACCTAAGACAAAAGATAAATTTACGATTGCAATTCATATTCCCAAGCATGCGCAGAACTTAATAGTGACATTGAATGGGACTACGGTAGATATAGAAGGCAAAATGATAAAGGGATATTTGTATTTACAGCGTGAGTGGGCAGAAGGAGACAAGATTCATATTCAGTTCGACATGAAGACAAGAAGAGTCTATGCGAATCCTAAAGTGCGGGCAAATGCCGGATGTGTAGCTTTCATGCGCGGACCGGTCGTGTATTGCTTTGAGCAGGCGGATCAGAAAGAGCTGCTGCAGACATACCGGATTCCAAGCGATGCGAACATGAGAGAATACCTGTGTGATAGCGGAGAACTGGAAGGAATGATGCTCCTGGAAATCGAAGGCTACCGCTTGAAGGAACAGGAAGACTTATATTCCGAAGAGCAGGCAGAACGAGAAAATGTGCGTATGACTGCAATACCATACTTTGCGTGGGGGAACAGAGAAGAAGGCGACATGAGAGTGTGGATGGTAGAATAG